One genomic window of Mesoplodon densirostris isolate mMesDen1 chromosome 14, mMesDen1 primary haplotype, whole genome shotgun sequence includes the following:
- the MYCN gene encoding N-myc proto-oncogene protein has translation MRGAPGNWVGAELALARRKRAQTAATRGPPPAPGHPGTPAQNRLRIPGRRRECRRLARAPALRAPHGKEAPPELKRAERKEALIRRPGGEPMPSCTASTMPGMICKNPDLEFDSLQPCFYPDEDDFYFGGPDSTPPGEDIWKKFELLPTPPLSPSRAFPEHSPEPPNWATEMLLPEADLWGNPAEEDAFGLGGLGGLTPNPVILQDCMWSGFSAREKLERAVSEKLQHGRPPAAGPAVPAPAAGATGPAGRGHSAVAAGPGRAGAALPAELAHPAAECVDPAVVFPFPVNKREPAAAPAAPAGAPAAGAAVASGASAAAPAGAPVAALPRTGGRLASGGDHKALSTSGEDTLSDSDDEDDEEEDEEEEIDVVTVEKRRSSSNSKAVTTFTITVRPKSAALGPGRAPSGELILKRCVPIHQQHNYAAPSPFVESEDAPPQKKIKSEASPRPLKSVIPPKAKSLSPRNSDSEDSERRRNHNILERQRRNDLRSSFLTLRDHVPELVKNEKAAKVVILKKATEYVHSLQAEEHQLLLEKEKLQARQQQLLKKIEHARTC, from the exons ATGCGGGGGGCTCCTGGGAACTGGGTTGGAGCCGAGCTAGCGCTAGCCAGGCGCAAGCGCGCACAGACTGCAGCCACCCGAGgaccaccccccgcccctggCCACCCGGGGACCCCCGCACAGAATCGCCTCCGGATCCCCGGCCGTCGGCGGGAG TGTCGGAGGTTGGCGCGGGCCCCCGCCCTCCGCGCCCCCCACGGGAAGGAAGCACCCCCCGAACTAAAAAGAGCGGAGCGGAAAGAAGCCCTCATTCGGCGGCCAGGAGGCGAGCCGATGCCGAGCTGCACCGCGTCCACCATGCCGGGGATGATCTGCAAGAACCCGGACCTCGAGTTTGACTCTCTGCAGCCCTGCTTCTACCCGGACGAAGATGACTTCTACTTCGGCGGCCCCGACTCGACCCCCCCGGGGGAGGACATCTGGAAGAAGTTTGAGCTGTTGCCCACGCCCCCGCTGTCGCCCAGCCGTGCCTTCCCGGAGCACAGCCCGGAGCCCCCGAACTGGGCCACCGAGATGCTGCTGCCCGAGGCCGACCTGTGGGGCAACCCGGCCGAGGAGGACGCGTTCGGCCTGGGGGGCCTGGGCGGCCTCACGCCCAACCCGGTCATCCTCCAGGACTGCATGTGGAGCGGCTTCTCGGCCCGCGAAAAGCTGGAGCGCGCGGTGAGCGAGAAGCTGCAGCACGGCCGGCCGCCCGCCGCGGGGCCCGCGGTCCCGGCCCCGGCCGCGGGCGCCACCGGCCCCGCGGGCCGCGGGCACAGCGCAGTGGCTGCGGGGCCGGGCCGCGCCGGGGCCGCCCTGCCCGCCGAGCTCGCCCACCCGGCCGCCGAGTGCGTGGATCCCGCCGTGGTCTTCCCGTTCCCGGTGAACAAGCGCGAGCCCGCGGCGGCGCCCGCCGCCCCGGCCGGTGCCCCAGCGGCGGGGGCCGCGGTCGCCTCGGGGGCGAGCGCCGCAGCCCCAGCGGGCGCCCCGGTGGCCGCTCTTCCACGCACCGGCGGCCGCCTGGCCAGCGGCGGTGACCACAAGGCCCTCAGCACCTCCGGAGAGGACACCCTGAGCGACTCAG ATGATGAAGATGACGAGGAGGAAGACGAAGAGGAGGAAATCGACGTAGTGACTGTGGAGAAGCGGCGGTCCTCCTCCAACAGCAAGGCCGTCACCACCTTCACCATCACCGTGCGTCCCAAGAGCGCGGCCCTGGGACCTGGGAGGGCCCCGTCGGGTGAGCTGATCCTCAAGCGCTGCGTCCCCATCCACCAGCAGCACAACTACGCCGCCCCGTCTCCCTTCGTGGAGAGCGAGGATGCGCCGCCCCAGAAGAAGATAAAGAGTGAAGCATCCCCGCGTCCCCTCAAGAGCGTCATCCCCCCAAAGGCCAAGAGCTTGAGCCCGCGTAACTCTGACTCGGAGGACAGCGAGCGCCGTCGGAACCACAACATCCTGGAGCGCCAGCGCCGCAACGACCTGCGGTCCAGCTTCCTCACGCTCAGGGACCACGTGCCAGAGCTGGTGAAGAACGAGAAGGCCGCCAAGGTGGTCATCTTGAAAAAGGCCACCGAGTACGTCCACTCCCTCCAGGCCGAGGAGCACCAGCTTTTGCTGGAGAAGGAGAAGCTGCAGGCAAGACAGCAGCAGTTGCTAAAGAAAATCGAACACGCTCGGACTTGCTAA